A portion of the Caenorhabditis elegans chromosome III genome contains these proteins:
- the nhr-121 gene encoding Nuclear hormone receptor family member nhr-121 (Confirmed by transcript evidence), giving the protein MYYGHEPHDWGTSSSTSDMKECTICEAPSNGYHFNAASCSACAAFFRRTVTLNRNFVCTHQNTCRVNYAMRVICRACRYHKCINMGMERSAVQPRRDCNAGRRKIMYNSTNSLKTQEHTFAPPTPTVPQTTTVIVTKDERIYEDSSPEIHYAQSYSSSISEEISSLSPKISVSMCSGTDITLNFEAEQVLEDLLREERLFNERRKLLYCSNSCISELLTNENANEIPYSQSNLQPLTFAGIQKHIRPQILVIYEWLRGWRHFELLNIKDKSVFLRRCVLYHTILDPSYLSYRLGLPEKFVMFNGMYVGVQDGDKTGWEDEKDCITADLKIKLYRPLMDRLINEVCVSMKVINLTFVEFVLLKALVCFKSSISATCEVSVPLKKFMNTYMDTILRALNVHYQTLGMTKEDIAQRIGNVILMMSSIFAVGMECLESHQKIQFFDLWQLDDLLIKLIQRGGGGANY; this is encoded by the exons ATGTATTATGGACATG AACCCCACGACTGGGGCACCTCAAGCTCAACAAGTGACATGAAGGAGTGCACAATTTGCGAAGCTCCATCCAATGGATATCATTTCAATGCGGCCTCTTGTTCTGCGTGTGCAGCGTTTTTCAG ACGTACCGTAACCCTCAACCGTAACTTCGTCTGCACCCACCAAAACACTTGTAGAGTGAACTACG cgatgaGAGTGATTTGTCGAGCTTGTCGGTATCATAAATGCATTAATATGGGAATGGAAAG ATCAGCAGTCCAACCCCGCCGTGACTGCAACGCTGGCCGCCGAAAAATCATGTACAACAGCACCAACTCCCTGAAAACCCAGGAGCACACCTTCGCCCCGCCcacacctacagtaccccaaacaactacagtaattgtTACAAAAGATGAGAGAATTTATGAAGATTCATCACCGGAAATTCACTATGCTCAAAGCTATTCTTCGTCGATTTCTGAGGAGATTTCTTCGCTTTCcccgaaaatttcagtctcTATGTGTTCTGGGACCGATATCACGtt aaacttcGAAGCGGAGCAGGTTCTGGAGGACCTCCTGCGGGAGGAGAGGTTATTTAATGAGCGACGAAAGTTATTATATTGCTCGAATAGTTGTATTTCTGAATTGCTGACAAATGAGAATGCTAATGAAATT CCATACTCCCAATCTAACCTCCAACCTCTAACATTTGCCGGAATCCAAAAGCACATTCGTCCACAAATCCTGGTGATCTACGAATGGCTCCGAGGGTGGCGGCACTTTGAATTGCTCAATATCAAGGATAAATCTGTGTTTCTAAGGAGATGTGTACTGTATCACACTATATTGGACCCGTCTTACCTTTCTTATAGGCTTGGATTACCTGAAAA atttgtaaTGTTCAATGGAATGTACGTTGGGGTCCAAGACGGGGATAAGACCGGATGGGAGGACGAGAAAGATTGTATTACggcggatttgaaaattaa actatacCGCCCGCTCATGGACCGCCTAATCAAcgaagtctgcgtctcaatGAAAGTCATTAACCTAACATTTGTAGAATTTGTCCTTCTAAAAGCATTAGTATGCTTCAAATCTTCCA TTTCAGCAACCTGTGAAGTGTCGGTAccactgaaaaagtttatgaatACCTACATGGATACCATATTAAGAGCGCTGAACGTTCATTATCAGACCCTTGGTATGACAAAAGAGGATATTGCTCAGAGGATTGGAAATGTCATTTTGATGATGAGCAGTATTTTT gCCGTTGGAATGGAGTGCTTAGAGTCCCACCAGAAAATCCAATTCTTCGACTTATGGCAACTGGACGATCTTCTTATTAAGCTGATTCAACGCGGTGGTGGAGGTGCAAATTATtaa
- the E02H9.3 gene encoding Peptidase M23 (Confirmed by transcript evidence), with the protein MRAVRERITQRELNYDYLVPRADTQKRAEQEAADKRAATITVDSTMRAVRERITPRELNYDYLVPRADTQKHAEQEAADKRAATITVDSTMRAVRERITQRELVRKNYDYLVPRADTQKHAEQEAADKRAATITVDSTMRAVRERITQRELVRKVENDTPKKSALIFDIRLNISREMIPEKIVHFEAVEIAPQAPNERFANPAQKVGSGFSTTAKKPEPIVGTGFSLASRTESPKPNSTVVGKRFQRPQTPKQNTKVVGSGFPSPQKQVTPANNNKVAGSGFPKPPKKEEKIVGTGFQPPKKDKNSEKQGQIVGEGFTTSQTKEEKQRAVVTRIDEKRPGLYYLWNLDSKTEGLFKTTKYVLALGHHFEGTFQKQEDGRCVCKEYIRQITELLHGGINDKEKLFLTVKITKFTPAGVNQKFSTGTAKYIGELLEGRTDETKLTAGCIGKTVKIERRRVGEKDYVWMVTKIL; encoded by the exons ATGCGGGCGGTTCGGGAAAGGATCACACAGCGGGAACTT aattacgATTATCTGGTCCCACGTGCTGATACACAAAAACGTGCCGAACAAGAGGCTGCGGATAAACGTGCGGCGACGATTACTGTAGATTCGACGATGCGGGCGGTTCGGGAAAGGATCACACCGCGGGAACTT aattacgATTATCTGGTTCCACGTGCTGATACACAAAAACATGCCGAACAAGAGGCTGCGGATAAACGTGCGGCGACGATTACTGTAGATTCGACGATGCGGGCGGTTCGGGAAAGGATCACACAGCGGGAACTTGtacgaaaa aattacgATTATCTGGTTCCACGTGCTGATACACAAAAACATGCCGAACAAGAGGCTGCGGATAAACGTGCGGCGACGATTACTGTAGATTCGACGATGCGGGCGGTTCGGGAAAGGATCACACAGCGGGAACTTGtacgaaaagtggaaaatgatACGCCAAAGAAAAGTGCactgatttttgatattcg attaaataTATCTCGCGAAATGATACCTGAAAAAATCGTTCATTTTGAAGCTGTTGAAATTGCACCTCAAGCACCAAACGAAAGGTTTGCAAATCCCGCCCAAAAAGTAGGCTCCGGATTTTCAACTACTGCTAAGAAACCAGAACCTATTGTTGGAACTGGATTCTCGTTGGCTTCGAGAACGGAATCGCCAAAACCAAATTCGACGGTCGTAGGAAAGAGATTCCAACGGCCTCAAACTCcaaaacaaaatacaaaagtgGTGGGAAGCGGATTCCCATCTCCACAAAAACAGGTAACCCCGGCAAACAACAATAAAGTTGCTGGCTCGGGATTTCCTAAACCTCccaaaaaggaggaaaaaatCGTTGGTACTGGATTCCAACCAccgaaaaaagataaaaactctgaaaagCAAGGACAAATTGTTGGCGAAGGATTTACGACTTCGCAAACAAAAGAGGAAAAGCAGCGGGCCGTTGTCACAAGAATTGACGAAAAACGACCTGGTTTATATTACTTGTGGAATCTCGATTCAAAAAC tgaagGATTGTTCAAAACTACAAAGTATGTTTTGGCACTGGGTCATCACTTTGAAGGAACTTTCCAGAAACAGGAAGATGGAAGATGTGTTTGTAAAGAGTACATAAGACAAATAACTGAGCTTTTGCACGGCGGCATCAATGATAaagagaaactttttttgacgGTTAAAATAACCAAATTTACACCGGCAGGagtcaatcaaaaattctcaactgGAACAGCAAAGTACATCGGAGAATTG ctGGAAGGACGCACTGATGAAACTAAATTAACTGCTGGATGCATAGGAAAAACCGTCAAGATTGAACGCCGTAGAGTTGGAGAGAAGGACTATGTTTGGATGGTTACCAAGATTTTGTAA
- the E02H9.9 gene encoding TransThyretin-Related family domain (Confirmed by transcript evidence) — MVSQHLLLTFIFLIPAVLGTRFHFSGNLICPLPVFNYRVEMHEEDTFKEVDDKIGETDWMVSRRPNTYDVIGNDTDDGADILQEFEIYMLIIHDCNPSRNVKSLKVDWGTYNIYLATVDKTMDVQIYDRGTHI; from the exons ATGGTTTCCCAACACCTTCTCCTTACTTTTATATTCCTTATTCCCGCTGTACTTGGAACTAGATTCcatttttctggcaatttaATTTGCCCACTGCCAGTTTTCAACTATCGTGTGGAGATGCATGAAGAGGATACGTT caaagaaGTGGACGACAAGATTGGAGAGACTGATTGGATGGTTTCAAGGAGGCCGAATACGTACGATGTTATTGGAAATGATACTGACGACGGAGCTGATATTTTG CAGGAGTTTGAAATCTACATGCTCATCATCCACGACTGCAATCCAAGTAGAAATGTTAAGTCACTGAAAGTCGACTGGGGAACGTACAACATTTATCTTGC AACAGTCGACAAGACCATGGATGTTCAAATTTACGACAGAGGAACgcatatttga
- the nhr-121 gene encoding Nuclear hormone receptor family member nhr-121 (Confirmed by transcript evidence), producing MYYGHEPHDWGTSSSTSDMKECTICEAPSNGYHFNAASCSACAAFFRRTVTLNRNFVCTHQNTCRVNYAMRVICRACRYHKCINMGMERSAVQPRRDCNAGRRKIMYNSTNSLKTQEHTFAPPTPTVPQTTTVIVTKDERIYEDSSPEIHYAQSYSSSISEEISSLSPKISVSMCSGTDITLNFEAEQVLEDLLREERLFNERRKLLYCSNSCISELLTNENANEIPYSQSNLQPLTFAGIQKHIRPQILVIYEWLRGWRHFELLNIKDKSVFLRRCVLYHTILDPSYLSYRLGLPEKFVMFNGMYVGVQDGDKTGWEDEKDCITADLKIKLYRPLMDRLINEVCVSMKVINLTFVEFVLLKALVCFKSSTTCEVSVPLKKFMNTYMDTILRALNVHYQTLGMTKEDIAQRIGNVILMMSSIFAVGMECLESHQKIQFFDLWQLDDLLIKLIQRGGGGANY from the exons ATGTATTATGGACATG AACCCCACGACTGGGGCACCTCAAGCTCAACAAGTGACATGAAGGAGTGCACAATTTGCGAAGCTCCATCCAATGGATATCATTTCAATGCGGCCTCTTGTTCTGCGTGTGCAGCGTTTTTCAG ACGTACCGTAACCCTCAACCGTAACTTCGTCTGCACCCACCAAAACACTTGTAGAGTGAACTACG cgatgaGAGTGATTTGTCGAGCTTGTCGGTATCATAAATGCATTAATATGGGAATGGAAAG ATCAGCAGTCCAACCCCGCCGTGACTGCAACGCTGGCCGCCGAAAAATCATGTACAACAGCACCAACTCCCTGAAAACCCAGGAGCACACCTTCGCCCCGCCcacacctacagtaccccaaacaactacagtaattgtTACAAAAGATGAGAGAATTTATGAAGATTCATCACCGGAAATTCACTATGCTCAAAGCTATTCTTCGTCGATTTCTGAGGAGATTTCTTCGCTTTCcccgaaaatttcagtctcTATGTGTTCTGGGACCGATATCACGtt aaacttcGAAGCGGAGCAGGTTCTGGAGGACCTCCTGCGGGAGGAGAGGTTATTTAATGAGCGACGAAAGTTATTATATTGCTCGAATAGTTGTATTTCTGAATTGCTGACAAATGAGAATGCTAATGAAATT CCATACTCCCAATCTAACCTCCAACCTCTAACATTTGCCGGAATCCAAAAGCACATTCGTCCACAAATCCTGGTGATCTACGAATGGCTCCGAGGGTGGCGGCACTTTGAATTGCTCAATATCAAGGATAAATCTGTGTTTCTAAGGAGATGTGTACTGTATCACACTATATTGGACCCGTCTTACCTTTCTTATAGGCTTGGATTACCTGAAAA atttgtaaTGTTCAATGGAATGTACGTTGGGGTCCAAGACGGGGATAAGACCGGATGGGAGGACGAGAAAGATTGTATTACggcggatttgaaaattaa actatacCGCCCGCTCATGGACCGCCTAATCAAcgaagtctgcgtctcaatGAAAGTCATTAACCTAACATTTGTAGAATTTGTCCTTCTAAAAGCATTAGTATGCTTCAAATCTTCCA CAACCTGTGAAGTGTCGGTAccactgaaaaagtttatgaatACCTACATGGATACCATATTAAGAGCGCTGAACGTTCATTATCAGACCCTTGGTATGACAAAAGAGGATATTGCTCAGAGGATTGGAAATGTCATTTTGATGATGAGCAGTATTTTT gCCGTTGGAATGGAGTGCTTAGAGTCCCACCAGAAAATCCAATTCTTCGACTTATGGCAACTGGACGATCTTCTTATTAAGCTGATTCAACGCGGTGGTGGAGGTGCAAATTATtaa
- the E02H9.1 gene encoding TransThyretin-Related family domain (Partially confirmed by transcript evidence): protein MVSYQILLLLVSILPLTYSIRTSKWHFSGKLLCPLYTFKYHLEVFEEDYFRKTDDLLTNQTEVSSISPHLYKVDAEETDDGLDFGRHFEIYMLIIHDCNPDRYVKSLKVDWGKYHIDIEFVTFYALKFEIFSEVSEVKDIDVFGKGSAL, encoded by the exons ATGGTTTCTTACCAAATTCTACTTCTTCTAGTCTCAATTTTACCTTTAACATATTCCATAAGAACTTCAAAATGGCATTTCAGTGGGAAACTACTATGCCCATTATACACATTTAAGTATCACCTTGAGGTTTTTGAAGAGGATTACTT ccgaaaaaccGATGATTTGCTGACTAATCAGACAGAGGTGAGCTCTATCAGCCCGCATCTTTATAAGGTGGACGCAGAGGAAACGGATGATGGATTGGATTTTGGG cgacACTTCGAAATCTACATGCTCATCATCCACGACTGCAATCCAGACAGATATGTGAAGTCACTGAAAGTCGATTGGGGAAAGTACCATATTGATATCGAGTTTGTTACATTTTAtgcattgaaatttgaaattttcagtgaagtCAGCGAGGTCAAGGACATTGATGTTTTTGGCAAAGGCTCGGCATTGTGA
- the E02H9.3 gene encoding Peptidase M23 (Confirmed by transcript evidence), which translates to MRAVRERITQRELNYDYLVPRADTQKRAEQEAADKRAATITVDSTMRAVRERITPRELNYDYLVPRADTQKHAEQEAADKRAATITVDSTMRAVRERITQRELNYDYLVPRADTQKHAEQEAADKRAATITVDSTMRAVRERITQRELVRKVENDTPKKSALIFDIRLNISREMIPEKIVHFEAVEIAPQAPNERFANPAQKVGSGFSTTAKKPEPIVGTGFSLASRTESPKPNSTVVGKRFQRPQTPKQNTKVVGSGFPSPQKQVTPANNNKVAGSGFPKPPKKEEKIVGTGFQPPKKDKNSEKQGQIVGEGFTTSQTKEEKQRAVVTRIDEKRPGLYYLWNLDSKTEGLFKTTKYVLALGHHFEGTFQKQEDGRCVCKEYIRQITELLHGGINDKEKLFLTVKITKFTPAGVNQKFSTGTAKYIGELLEGRTDETKLTAGCIGKTVKIERRRVGEKDYVWMVTKIL; encoded by the exons ATGCGGGCGGTTCGGGAAAGGATCACACAGCGGGAACTT aattacgATTATCTGGTCCCACGTGCTGATACACAAAAACGTGCCGAACAAGAGGCTGCGGATAAACGTGCGGCGACGATTACTGTAGATTCGACGATGCGGGCGGTTCGGGAAAGGATCACACCGCGGGAACTT aattacgATTATCTGGTTCCACGTGCTGATACACAAAAACATGCCGAACAAGAGGCTGCGGATAAACGTGCGGCGACGATTACTGTAGATTCGACGATGCGGGCGGTTCGGGAAAGGATCACACAGCGGGAACTT aattacgATTATCTGGTTCCACGTGCTGATACACAAAAACATGCCGAACAAGAGGCTGCGGATAAACGTGCGGCGACGATTACTGTAGATTCGACGATGCGGGCGGTTCGGGAAAGGATCACACAGCGGGAACTTGtacgaaaagtggaaaatgatACGCCAAAGAAAAGTGCactgatttttgatattcg attaaataTATCTCGCGAAATGATACCTGAAAAAATCGTTCATTTTGAAGCTGTTGAAATTGCACCTCAAGCACCAAACGAAAGGTTTGCAAATCCCGCCCAAAAAGTAGGCTCCGGATTTTCAACTACTGCTAAGAAACCAGAACCTATTGTTGGAACTGGATTCTCGTTGGCTTCGAGAACGGAATCGCCAAAACCAAATTCGACGGTCGTAGGAAAGAGATTCCAACGGCCTCAAACTCcaaaacaaaatacaaaagtgGTGGGAAGCGGATTCCCATCTCCACAAAAACAGGTAACCCCGGCAAACAACAATAAAGTTGCTGGCTCGGGATTTCCTAAACCTCccaaaaaggaggaaaaaatCGTTGGTACTGGATTCCAACCAccgaaaaaagataaaaactctgaaaagCAAGGACAAATTGTTGGCGAAGGATTTACGACTTCGCAAACAAAAGAGGAAAAGCAGCGGGCCGTTGTCACAAGAATTGACGAAAAACGACCTGGTTTATATTACTTGTGGAATCTCGATTCAAAAAC tgaagGATTGTTCAAAACTACAAAGTATGTTTTGGCACTGGGTCATCACTTTGAAGGAACTTTCCAGAAACAGGAAGATGGAAGATGTGTTTGTAAAGAGTACATAAGACAAATAACTGAGCTTTTGCACGGCGGCATCAATGATAaagagaaactttttttgacgGTTAAAATAACCAAATTTACACCGGCAGGagtcaatcaaaaattctcaactgGAACAGCAAAGTACATCGGAGAATTG ctGGAAGGACGCACTGATGAAACTAAATTAACTGCTGGATGCATAGGAAAAACCGTCAAGATTGAACGCCGTAGAGTTGGAGAGAAGGACTATGTTTGGATGGTTACCAAGATTTTGTAA